The window TCATATTTGAAGTGTTTTTGGAGATGCCATACAGTTTTCAATGTTGACTAGTCAATTGTTTTATACACAATttgttataaattattattttgaattttttaattaaaaatctatATGGCTCATGAATTtaggtgtattttttttttataaaatataaatacacatttaaaagtttttagtAGGACAACTATTAGATAGTTTAGTGGAAGTTACCATAAATTGTGGGTGAGTGGTGTAAGATTTAATCCCTTGTGTTGTGGTACAAACATATTGTAGATATAATGTATTAGTAATGTTTACATTACTGTTCAATAGGTTTTCTGTAGGAGAAGTTGTATTTTTCACTCCTCCAGGGTTGTAAGGTATGGGGATTTAACATTGTGAGATTGTGGTTAATGATATATCATTTGGGCGTACATGACAAACCCTAATTGTCGTATGTATTAGCCTGCTTCACATAGTAAATCTCTAAGGGATCATTAAGTTACTGTAAGTTATGCACTATTGTACCTGTTTGTCCCTTTGACAACCCTTGTGGGGTGGCATTTGTcactttttgtaaaaaaaaaaaaacaagtttttagTAGTAAATCTTACtattagaaataattatttaatgtaataaaatgaaatttattaatttttaaaagaaaaattaaaaactgagAATGTTTACAAAATATCAGTGTCTTTAACGCCCCTGTTTCGCCCTCTCTGTTGGAGGCTTGGTCCTCCTGGGTTGTGTTGGGGACCATGCACCCAAAACCTCTGGGTAATCTGCTAATTAGGACTATTTACTGAAATATTTGTGCATAGCGCAATAATCGTCTTTTTACATATGCTTTTCATGATGTCTTtactattatttgtaaaattgcaATTTGCTCATTGTTTGGATTTCTACAGTCCCTGATCCCGCAAGTTTACAACTTGAGGAACCTCTTCTTACAATCAAGCACAGCTTGGTTTTTATGTGGCCTAGCATTCACACTTCTCTTGAGCCACCTGCCTCGGCAAGCGTGCTTATGGACCCACCTCCTCTTGGCGTGATTGTTGGTTTCGCTATCACCTTCTTTGTTTGTGCCTGGGGTACCCTTTTGTCGGTTGGCGTTGTTGTCTCTTCACCCCTGGTGATTCGTGTTTTCTTCCTCTTCGTTGTGTTTCTCCCTTTCCCTTTGTAAATTCTTCTTTGAAATAACatctcaaaattttttgtttttgatacattaagatttaattttttttctttcacttctATTTTCTTCCCAATGAATttgttatggtttttattaGGTATAATACTCggattagtccctctattttagcGAAATTGCCCTATTCatccctctattattttttgtcctCCATAGatccctctatttttatttttggggaaAAACAGTCCCTCTGCCCAACACCCGTTTGTTTGGCCGTCTATTTTGCTGATGTGgcattaaaaatgaataaaatgctAATAAACAAATGCCTAAATTTCTAAACCCGCTTAACTTTGTTGATTATTGTTGTTTAAGTGTCAACCCATTAGTCTTAATGGACCCCCATTAACTGGACTCGGATCCGATAACCCCAACCATCCATTATCTTCTCCACCATAGCAGCCAGTGAAGCACCTTGCGATCATAACGAGTTTTCCATCATTTTCTCCACCATAACAACCAGTGAAGCACCTTGCGATCATAACCAGCAATAGCAGCAACACCTGACGCTTCTCCCTACCAGCCTTTTCGGGTCTCTCCTTCAATTTCAACATAATTTATATGGGGTGAGTATTGTTGGTCTTGGGTTTAGGTTTTCCTTTTGTGTTTGTGCCTGAAAATGTCAAAACTAGGGTTTTAAAGTCTGTGGAGATTGTTTTGCCTTCATAGTGGTCACACTAACCCACAAATTTTCACATTTATAGAGCATGCATCGAATGGGGTATGGTTTTCCAATTTGTTTATTCTGTGCTTTGTTCATATGGTCCCCCTCTAATGTGTGAAATTTATTAAAGGTAatgctttatttaatatttattgttaattgttGGTGAAAGTAAATGATATATCTGACAATGTATCTTCTTTGTATGAACATGGCTGAAAGAAAGAATTAATTGgttgtaaatttatttaattgtcaTTTAGATGTATCACTATGTAAATTTATACATAGTGATACTAACCCATCACAcaaattttctttctcttctttagaGGAGAAGAAGACATCAAACACTGATTTTACACAGACATATAGTACACAGATATATAGTTCATTGTCTATGACGAGTGGCCAAAagtcaatttaaaaatttttgaacagtttgatttatgtttgattttttgtattcatTCTTCTCTCTTGgagataaatgaaaaaaaaaaaccaataatttagtcattttaaaattattttttattatgatttttatgactacaatcatgtatatatatacacacagatATAGTTAAAGGCCATCTTTGTCTAGTGTAATTGGTTTAAAAAGAGTGATTAAAAGCTTTGGTGTTAAAAGATTTTACAGTCtgatcaaatgaaataaatgcTTTGGtgttaaaatttatgttttgatgATTTGTCTAAACTTTCCCTTGCTATTTAGGTGTGAAGGGATGTCTGAGGAACATATTGTTAGATACCACCATGGGGTTACACTTGTGAAAGAAGGAATGCTGCAATACAATGGTGGCAAAATTAATGCCTTTGGTGTTGACCCTGACAAGCTGTGCTACTGGGACTTGTTGGGAGACATTCAAGTGTTGGGGTACAATGTTAGCGCAaccattgatttgtttttttgtggatGACAGTGGAACATTAAAGCAGATATCTGATGATACTGGGATTAGGGGTCTCACTGAACACCTTCACAAGCACCTTACAGTGGATGTGTATGTTGAGAAAGCAGGTGGTGGGCATGTTAAAGATTTGCCAGATATTTTAAGAGCTGATGTCCAAGAGAAGTGCTTTACAAGTTTATTATCTAGAGTCCCGGTTACTGATTTCGTGAGTGAAAGTGAAAGTGAAGAGCAAAATTTGGATATTGATCAGGAAGTTGTTCATGAAAATAAACAAGCCGCAAGGAGTGAATGAGGTGATAAGTAGGGCAACCAgagtggtgatgatgatgaagaaagacTAATTCAGGTACCTTATGCTAAATGTTGTTCTGCTGAAGATGCAGAAAGGGATGAAGCAAGGGAGAAGGTCATAAATTATGTTGAGTTAAAGAAGAACTTCCAAAATGATGTCAACAATGAAGATGATGGAGGCCAAGCAGTAAATGCAGACAATGAAGTTGGTGCTAGGAGTAACACTAGGAGTATTTCTGAATTTGGGAAAGTTGGTGGATATGAAAGTGAGTATATATCATCATCAGATCCAGGGAgctatgaagacacaagtgaagGATCAGATAAGGAAGATGCACAAAGACATAGATCTAGCAGGAGGTTCTTTGATCCCAAAATGCCATttgaggatttttttccttgacCTCAGTTTCAAGGATTTGAAGCTCTTTAAGAAGGAACTAGTGGAGTTTTCAACCAAAAGAGGTTTTGAATTTACATACATCAAGAATGATGCAGTGAGGGTTAAAGCTGCATGTTCTGCCAAAAATTGCACATGGTTGATTCTTTGTTCATGGTGCAGTGCAAAGAAGTCATTTACAGTGAAGCACTATGTCTCTCAGCATACTTGTCTCCTTGGAGCTACTAGAAATAGAAGAGTGACAGCTCCAGTTGTGGCTAAGAGGTATGGAGAATTGATCTATGGGATGCCATTTGTTACACCTAGGCATTTAAGGTCTCTGGTCAGAAAGGATATGGGTGTCTTCATCACCAACAAGGTCTGCAGGAATGCAAAAGGTTGGTTGTTGAGAGAATGGAAGAGCAATTTTGGGAGGAATTTAgggtattaaataattttgccCTTGAATTAAAGGCCACACACCCAGGAAGCAATGTCATAGTTCTGTCTCAAAGGTTGAAGCAAGATCAGTTACCCACATTCCAGAAGATGTATATATGTCTAACAGCTGCAAGAGAAGGTTTTATTAGTGGGTGTAGGAAGATTATAGGAGTTGATGGCTGTTTCTTGAAGGGGTTGCTAAAAGGCCAATTGCTTGTAGTTGTTGGGAGGGATGGGAACAACCAGATGTTCCCTATGGCATGGGCAGTGGTGCAGACAGAGACAACTGAATCTTGGACTTGGTTTTTTGAGCAGCTCAAGGAAGACCTCTGCATTGGAGATGGACTTGGATGGGCATTGATCAGTTACATGCAAAAGGTATGCCAATTGAATGTGTAAAATGTAAATCCTTaatacatgtaaaatatatatcctAACATGTCTACAACTCAAATTGTCATGTAGGGCCTAATACATGCAGTTAATGATATGTTCCCTCACATTGAGCATAGGATGTGTGCAAGACACATCTATGCAAGATGGGGGGTAAGAAGCACCAAGGCAAAGAGCTCCAGCTTGGGTTCTGGAATGTGGCTAGGTCAACCAATCAACCAGAAATGCAAAAAAACCTAGATGTGATGTCTGCAATGAATGGAGGAGAAGAAGCTGTGAAGGAGTTATTGGAGAACTGGCCCATCACAGGTTGGTGTGTTGCATTTTTTTCTGATATAGTTAAGTGTGATACTATAGACAACAACATGTGTGAAACATTCAATggagtggtgctagatgctagGAGTAAACCAATAATAACCATGCTAGAAGACATTCGACAGTATGTTATGACTAGATTGGCTGTTAAGAGGGATCATGTGTTGAAATGGAAGTGTGAATGTGGACCAAATATAGTTACCAAGCTAGATAAGGAAAGGAAAAAGTGTGGTAAGTGGCATGTTGAATGGAATGGAGGGTCTAGACATGAAGTGTACTGGGACAACTTGATCTTGCATGTCAGGGAGGCTTATGTTGTCACATTGGCAGAGCATGTGCGCTCTTGTAGGAAATGGAGTAAATCTGGCATTCCTTGTCAGCATGCAATTGCTTCCATTGCTTTCAGTGGGCTAGAACCTTTGGACTTTATCTCTGAATATTTCAGAAAGGAGTACTACTTGAAAGCATACCATAATGTAGTAAACCCAGTGAAAGGCAGAGAATTTTGGCCATTAAGTGAGGAAAGAACCCTGCTACCTCCCATGGTTAGGAGAATGCCCGGAAGACCTGctaagaagaggaagagagaacCACTAGAAGATAAGAACAAGGGCAGATTAAAGATTTCAAGGAGGGGAAGAGTATTTAAGTGCAGCTTATGTCTTGCAGAAGGGCACAATAAACTCACTTGCCCACAAAAAAAATCCACGGGGGTAACATTATCTACTTAATTATCATTACAACACAGCTTACTTTGACTGTACTAATACTAAGTTGTCCTTGTAGGGAAGCACTGAACACCCACAGGATGTAGACATTTCATCTGTAGATACCACTGCCAATGTTGCATCTTCTCAGGCAAGCCATAGAGGGCATTTTGCAGCAAAGAGAAAGCAACAAAAGACTGCTACTGCTATTGCACCTAGGCCAAGGAGGAAGATCACTCCAAATCCTGCTGCACCTACACATGGTCTATCTGAACAGATAGGACAAGAATGCCTTTTTAGAACAAATGGGAAAAAAACATTAGCTGCCGAAAATTCTGCTCAGACTAACATTGTCACAGATGGtggaagaaatcaaaacaaagaatttgCTCTAAAGGGGAAACAGGATGCACCCAAGGGAAGCACATCTACAACTTTACCCCATCCCACTTCAGGGAACATTCAAATTTTGAAGGTTAACATTACTTTTGTTATGCATGTTAATTTTTAAAGCTCATGTGGAGTCAAATTTTGAAGCTCATGTGGAGTTAATTTTTGTATGGTGCAGGGAAGATACAGCGGGGGGTTTATAATTGGAAGGTATAGCATGAGTGGAAGAGTAAGTGGAAGTCAGAATTCCACTGCCACTGCAGTTAACACAGCACAAGAAGCTCAGGCAGCCTTGGGAACACAGCAAAGCATGACAATTGATGCTGTTAAAAAAAATCCGTGAAATGAAGCATTAGAACTTTTGGAATGTGATGTCCTGTTTTTCTCTTCatgttaaaaacttaaaactaCTTTCTGATGTAAACACATGCTGTAATTTTGGTTCAGTATGCAACAGTTTTGATGAACATTTTGTTGCATTCCTGAATGATTTGTAATTAATGCAATTCAACAATATTAACTTAATGATTGTGGTTTTGTGTATAGCAGCATACTTTAGTGATTGTGATTTTGTGTATGGCACAATTGATGGTTTATAACTTCATTTTATGGTTTATGTATTAGTTTAGCATGGGAAATGCAGGATCTATAGGTATTGCTGGTTTATGAATACAGCTGTTGCTTTGTTCATGGTTATCAAAACCTTTATGTATTGAGATTTCTGTACAAATTCGCaaaatattcaatgttcaaATCATGATAAAGCCATAGACATTGTAATACATCCGGTGTATATCCAAAAATCCTCACAACATCCACTTgattaaaaacacacacacacacacacacacacaaaagggAAAAATCCAGTTGAGTCAACATCCTCACAGCACCCCTCTTTATGTCTCTTTATGCACTTGAAGCTTCTTCACCCAAAAATTGGACACCTGAAAAGCCTGGCAAGAAGAAGCTTCGGGTGCTACAGCCATTACTGGTTATGATCGCACGGTGCTTCACTGCTTCAATGGCTGCTATGATGGAGCAGATGATGGAAAACTCCCCGTGGAGAAGATGATGGATGGTTGGGGTTATCGGATCTAG of the Dioscorea cayenensis subsp. rotundata cultivar TDr96_F1 unplaced genomic scaffold, TDr96_F1_v2_PseudoChromosome.rev07_lg8_w22 25.fasta BLBR01000415.1, whole genome shotgun sequence genome contains:
- the LOC120254310 gene encoding uncharacterized protein LOC120254310 — encoded protein: MGGKKHQGKELQLGFWNVARSTNQPEMQKNLDVMSAMNGGEEAVKELLENWPITGWCVAFFSDIVKCDTIDNNMCETFNGVVLDARSKPIITMLEDIRQYVMTRLAVKRDHVLKWKCECGPNIVTKLDKERKKCGKWHVEWNGGSRHEVYWDNLILHVREAYVVTLAEHVRSCRKWSKSGIPCQHAIASIAFSGLEPLDFISEYFRKEYYLKAYHNVVNPVKGREFWPLSEERTLLPPMVRRMPGRPAKKRKREPLEDKNKGRLKISRRGRVFKCSLCLAEGHNKLTCPQKKSTGGSTEHPQDVDISSVDTTANVASSQASHRGHFAAKRKQQKTATAIAPRPRRKITPNPAAPTHGLSEQIGQECLFRTNGKKTLAAENSAQTNIVTDGGRNQNKEFALKGKQDAPKGSTSTTLPHPTSGNIQILKGRYSGGFIIGRYSMSGRVSGSQNSTATAVNTAQEAQAALGTQQSMTIDAVKKNP